A stretch of the Hydra vulgaris chromosome 09, alternate assembly HydraT2T_AEP genome encodes the following:
- the LOC136085605 gene encoding uncharacterized protein LOC136085605: MEPSMRLFDMFETYDGTSDAAVWIQRTKVIAEIQNLKLELLFPILLREAAYAVYDALTAEDKKDVVEVERVLLAAFSVDVYTAYKLFTKRKLCDGEKADVFLADLRRLAYLAKLSEESVRLAFVVSLPEVLSSRFRAVMDPIDIILPRVRAALNCANVIDSDAVGAVSRRHATKTALVCYNCKGKVHQCTGSAVVILEVDGIKARDEVILVDFQPFGVDMMLGMSSIKLLGGVSISPLGKAKFGLSYCGASALNKDKVKKIEIKKKDHEAVFNGVEWRVKWKWRDRESPDRLRNKLAEYGIPQHARADYENELQDWIDRKWLIEYDKNELGPPKGQIPLMAVIQRNKDHKIRPVLDWREANDFIETYTRDADVCVEKLREWRRMGNKPAIIDLRKTYLQLKTDKSLWPFRTVVFRNKRYCLTRLGFELNVAPMIMKSVVSAVIDQDELVKSGTSAYVDDIFVDESVVSLDYVKRHFLNHGLESKKGEQIGNDGVRVLGLCVRKVGNKLMWSRGNRVDAISQKLTRRVVFSICGQLVGHLPVCGWLRVICSLLKRKAVSLTKGWDDEICDENVKWVLKEVFAEVERCEPACGDWAVCGDEGKVWVDASSLAIDLFKTGHFGVNRTLNFVRKAIPTATENDVRNVIKSCEPCQSIDPALIRWEKGKLDVEGSWERLAMDITHYGTDKFLSLIDCGPSKYALWRQLSSSYGSLSIHSPNTLSYFL; this comes from the exons ATGGAACCAAGTATGAGATTATTTGATATGTTTGAAACGTATGATGGCACTTCGGATGCTGCTGTTTGGATTCAACGAACGAAAGTGATTGCTGAAATTCAGAACTTAAAGCTTGAACTACTTTTTCCGATTCTTCTCAGAGAAGCTGCTTATGCAGTGTACGATGCTTTAACCGCGGAAGATAAAAAAGATGTTGTGGAAGTCGAGCGTGTGTTATTAGCGGCGTTTTCTGTAGATGTCTATACTGCATATAAACTGTTTACAAAACGAAAATTATGTGACGGAGAAAAAGCCGATGTGTTTTTGGCTGATTTAAGACGATTAGCCTATCTTGCTAAATTATCAGAGGAGTCTGTGCGTTTGGCGTTTGTTGTGAGTTTGCCAGAAGTTTTATCATCAAGATTTCGAGCCGTAATGGACCCGATTGATATAATTTTACCCAGAGTGAGAGCTGCTTTGAACTGTGCAAATGTGATTGACAGTGACGCTGTTGGCGCTGTATCTAGACGCCATGCTACAAAAACCGCGTTAGTGTGTTACAACTGCAAAG GAAAAGTTCATCAGTGCACTGGGTCAGCGGTCGTGATTCTTGAGGTTGATGGCATTAAAGCACGTGATGAAGTTATTTTAGTGGACTTCCAACCGTTCGGAGTTGATATGATGCTCGGAATGAGTTCCATTAAATTACTAGGTGGAGTATCCATTTCTCCTTTGGGAAAAGCGAAGTTCGGATTGAGTTACTGTGGAGCATCGGCTTTGAACAAGGACAAAGTTAAGAAAatcgaaataaaaaagaaagatcaCGAAGCAGTTTTTAATGGTGTTGAATGGAGAGTCAAATGGAAATGGAGAGATAGAGAAAGCCCCGACCGATTGCGCAATAAACTGGCAGAGTACGGAATTCCACAACACGCTAGAGCAGACTATGAAAACGAACTACAGGATTGGATTGATCGGAAGTGGCTGATAGAGTATGACAAAAATGAATTGGGGCCGCCCAAAGGGCAGATTCCTTTAATGGCTGTCATTCAGAGAAACAAAGACCACAAAATCCGACCTGTTCTGGACTGGAGAGAAGCTAACGATTTCATTGAGACATACACGAGAGATGCAGATGTGTGTGTCGAAAAGCTTAGAGAATGGAGAAGAATGGGTAACAAACCAGCAATTATTGATTTACGCAAGACTTATCTTCAACTAAAAACTGATAAATCTCTTTGGCCCTTCCGAACAGTGGTATTTCGAAATAAAAGGTATTGTTTGACACGACTTGGTTTCGAATTGAACGTTGCGCCAATGATCATGAAATCCGTTGTGAGTGCCGTTATTGATCAAGACGAATTAGTGAAGAGTGGAACGTCCGCCTATGTTGACGACATTTTCGTAGACGAAAGTGTGGTGAGTCTTGATTATGTCAAGaggcattttttaaatcatggtTTAGAAAGTAAAAAAGGTGAGCAGATTGGTAATGATGGAGTTCGTGTGTTAGGATTGTGTGTGCGCAAGGTTGGTAACAAACTGATGTGGTCCAGAGGGAATCGAGTTGATGCTATCTCGCAAAAATTAACCAGGAGAGTTGTGTTTTCAATCTGTGGACAGTTGGTAGGACATTTACCCGTGTGTGGTTGGCTGCGAGTGATTTGTAGTCTCTTGAAGAGGAAAGCTGTCAGTCTGACGAAGGGTTGGGACGATGAAATTTGTGATGAGAACGTTAAGTGGGTGCTTAAAGAAGTATTTGCTGAGGTGGAACGTTGCGAGCCTGCTTGTGGTGATTGGGCTGTGTGTGGTGATGAGGGAAAAGTGTGGGTTGATGCGAGTTCTTTAGCGATAGATTTATTCAA AACTGGACATTTCGGAGTGAATCGAACGTTAAACTTTGTTCGTAAAGCAATTCCGACTGCTACTGAAAACGATGTTCGAAATGTGATAAAAAGTTGCGAACCATGTCAGTCAATAGATCCAGCGCTAATACGGTGGGAAAAAGGGAAATTGGATGTTGAAGGAAGCTGGGAGAGATTAGCCATGGACATCACGCATTATGGCACTGACAAGTTTTTGAGTCTAATTGATTGCGGACCTTCAAAATACGCGTTGTGGCGACAATTATCAAGCTCATACGGAAGTCTGAGTATTCATAGTCCGAATACTCTGTCTTATTTTTTGTGA
- the LOC136085137 gene encoding uncharacterized protein LOC136085137 yields the protein MFFYMLKEASVKHHKIRWEDDSVSFNGVPFMIVGSKVLDCMHGRDRKVSFKEEYKMCCNDRKIIEDSKWKRVTFSKKIREAISKNEAVEQKMFSVFLPSTSSHTGHFTGDAAGISQPIDAK from the exons atgtttttttatatgcttaAAGAAGCTTCTGTCAAACACCACAAAATAAGGTGGGAGGATGACTCAGTATCTTTTAATGGTGTTCCATTCATGATTGTAGGAAGTAAAGTTCTTGATTGTATGCATGGAAGAGATAGAAAAGTATCTTTTAAAGAAGAATATAAAATGTGTTGCAATGATAGAAAG ATTATAGAAGATAGTAAATGGAAAAGAGTAacattctcaaaaaaaattcgtgaagcaatttcaaaaaatgaagcagtggaacaaaaaatgttttcagtttttcttcCATCAACGAGTTCTCACACTGGTCACTTTACTGGagat gctgcTGGCATATCACAGCCAATTGATgcaaaataa